CCTGCGCTCCTCGTTCTACTACTTGCGCTGCCCCTGGGAGGGACCGCTCAGATGAGCACCGACAGCCTCACGCACCTCGTTCCCGGACCGGTTGGGCCTCAGAATCCGCGCAACAGTGAAGGAGCCATCGTTCAGCTACGGGACGGTAAGCTGCTCCTCGGATGGACTGAGTTTTACGCGGGCAGCGGGGCCGACCACGGTCCGGCGAAGCTGGTCGGACGAGTCTCCGAGGACGGTGGCATGACCTGGGGCGACAAGTACACGCTCGTCGAGAACGACGGCGGCTGCAACGTCATGGAGGTCAACTTCCTGCGTCTGCGCAGCGGCGCGCTTGCGCTGTTCTACTGCCAGAAGAACAGCGAGAGCACCGACTGCCGCGTCATGATGCGGACCTCAAGCGACGAAGGCCGCACTTTCGGCCCGGCGAAGCAGCTCTCCCCCGCCGGCAAGTACACCGGTCTCACCAACGGACGCTCGCTTCGTCTGGCCTCGGGCAGGATACTGTTGGAGGCCTGGGAAGGCGGCGACAGCTACTGCTGCCTCTCCGACGATGACGGGCAGACCTGGCGAGACGGCGGTCGCGTGAAGCCGGAGGGCGGTCCCTGCTTCGAGCCCGCCTGTGTCGAGCTCAAGGACGGCAGAGTCCCAATGCTCATGCGCACGGGACTGGGCGGTCAGTTTGCGAGCCTGTCGAGCGACGGTGGCGAAACCTGGAGCAAGCCCGAGCTCACGGACCTGCGCGGCACGGCTGCTCCCGTGGCCATCAGCCGCATCCCGACCACCGGCGATCTGGTAGCGGTGTGGAACCACGACGTGGACAAGCCTACGCGCCGGAATCCGCTGACCTGCGCCATCTCGAAGGACGAGGGGAAGACCTGGGGCCACCTCCGGCAGCTAGAGGACCGCGCTGATGACCGCTGGGCCTACCCGGCGATCACCTGGGTCGGGCAGAGCGCGTACATCACCTACTTCAACTACTCCGGCGGCCTGTCCCTGCAGCTCAAGATCGTGCCCGCTTCCTGGTTCTACGAGTAGGCGGCGGAGCTAGCCACGGCGCAGGCCTAACTGAACTCCTCGTAGGCCTCGAACAGGGCGAGAGCGTTCTCCAGCGGCGTGTCGGGCTGGAGGTTGTGGGCGGTGCAGATGATGTAGCCGCCCTCGGTCCCCGCTGCCTCGATCTGATGGCGCACGTGTTCGCGGACCTCCTGCGGCGTGCCGTAGGGCATCACCTGCTGGATGTCGATGCCGCCCTGGAAGCACAGATCCCGACCGTAGTTGCGGCGCAGTCGCCCCAGGTCCATCCCGGCGGCCTGCGGCTGTAGGGACTGGAGGATATCCAGGCCACAGTCGATGAAGTCGGGGATGAGGTCCACCATGCTTCCACAGGTATGGTGCCTGACCTTGAGCCCGTAGCGATGGGCCAACTCGATGAAGGCGGCAAAGCCCGGCTTGAGGAACCGCCGCCAGGTCTGCGGGCTCATCATGAGGCCCTGCTGGGTGCCGAAGTCGTCACCGGTCATGAGGATGTCGAGAGCATCGCCGGCTGCCTCGAAGACCCTCCGGTTGTACTCCAGGAAGTACTCCACGATGTGCGCGATGATCGCCTCGGTGACCTCGGGGTTGGTCGCCAGATCGAGGTAGGTCTGCTCCATGCCGCGCAGGTACATCATGGGCTTGAGCTGCGCGGTCCGGTCGAGGCGGTCGCCGACGCTGACCACGGCATAGCCCTCGTAGGCCGCGCACTGGCTCCGCACCTGGGAGTAATCCCACCAGTCGGGACTCGGCCAACGGTTGTAGCTGTCCACGTCGGCGGCGGTGCAAGCCGAGGCCAGAGGCGGCTCCACGACATGCTGGTAGGTCCAGGTGTACCCGGTGCCCGTGATGGTCTTGGGCAGCCGCCGGACGCCCCAGAGGTCCTCCACGCTGCCGTCCGGATGGCGGCGGAAGGTCTGTCCTACGCAGGCCGGGCCTTCGACGGTGCGCAGGTCAAAGCCAAAGTGCTGCAGGAGGCTCTCGCGATCCGGAAGGTTGAGGTGCTGCAGCAGTCGCTCGGTAACCTCCCCGGTCGCCCAGTAGTCCCGCGGCAGACGGTCGGGCCGTTGATGCGATAGAGCTGTCAGGACGCGCTCACGATGGTTCATGGGTGATCCTCCAGGCTGGATGCAAAACCTCTTCGCCGGTGCGCCAACTGTTCCCTCTCCCGAGGCCGCTCCCGCGGTTTCGGTCAGCCCAACCCGACAGAAGAGGGGAGGTGCCTGCCGAGAGGAGAGGAAGGCACCCTTGCCTTGCGCACCCGACAACAGCCGCGTGGAGGTCCTCCGGCATGCACTGCCACACCTGGCCCCTGGTCACCGCGATCTGCTGCCTGCTCGCCTTGTTCACAACCGTGGTCCTCGAAGCAGCGCCCTGCACCCTCTACAAGCCGCGCAATCTTGAGATTGCACGCGCCAACGTCGCCAAGTACCAGTGGGCGCGTGACCTCCTCGCAAGCTGGGAGAAGTCGGCGTCCTTCGCCCTGTCGAAGGACCGCGAGTTCTTCCGTGGGATGGTCTCCGACCTCACTCCCTGGTCGACCTACGGTCAGGTGTGCCCGGCCTGCGTCGGCGAGAAGTGCTCGATGGGCGAGTCCGGCGTCTGGCGCTGGAGTGTGTCAGACCCCGAGAAGCTGCGCTGCCGCTACTGCGGGGCGGAGTTCCCCAACCCCAAGTACCCCGAGACGGGAGTGCTGGAGTGTCCGCAGAGCGGCCAGACCTTCACCTACTACATCAATGACGCGCAGCGTGCGCACCCGGAGGAGGACCTGGGCAAGCACGCCTACCTGTGGGCGGGTCGCCCGGTACAGGTGAGCTTCACCGGCCTGCTACGGACCTACAAGCTCTCCTGGGTGCTCGGCCAGGTTCCACGGCTTGCACAGGTCTACGCACTGACGGGCGACGCACGCTACGCCCAACGTGTGGCCTGGATCCTTGAGCGCGTGGCCGAGGTGTTCCCCAAGTACCTGTACCACAGCTACGGTGGGTGCTTCGCCGACTGTGATCCGGCCGAGGCAGCGCGCGAAATGGGGCTGCACCCGGCGGCCGGGGAGTTTGCAGCCGGGGTGATTCGGCATCCTGCCGCCATCATGCGCGACCGGAACAAGGATGGCTTCGGCGATCTTGATGCCGGGTTCTGGGGCGCTGGACGACTCAGTACGGGCGCCGGCGGTGAGGGAAGCACGCTGCTGAACGCCGTGGTCGCCTACGACCTCACCAAGGATGCCACTGACCCAGAGGGCAGGCCGGTCTACTCGGAGGAGATGAAGCAGCGCATCTGCGACAACCTGCTGCTGGCCGGTTGCGCCGACATGGAGAACTACAAGGACATCAACAACAAGTGTGGTCCAGGACGCGCGCTCAGCGGCGCCGTCGGCATCCTCTTTGGTCAGCCGGAACGGGTGCGCCGAGCCCTGGAGGGCTTTGAGAGCCTCCTGGGAGAGTGCTTCCACTTCGACGGATTCTGCAAGGAGTCGCCCTCCTACTCCAGCATGCACCTGGGACTGATGGAGGAGATCCCGGACCTGCTGGCAGGCTACTCCGACCCGGCGGGGTACATCGCTGCGGACGGAAAGCGTTTCGACAACTTCGACCCCTTCACCCACATCCCGCGCTATCGTCTGGCGCTGGAGAGCATGGTGCGCATGCTGCGGCCTGATCTCAAGTTTCCGGTCATCGGCGACACCCATTCAGGAAGCGCCACCAGTCCGCACTATGTCGAGATCCTCGCCGCGGTCTACGGCGCCCAGTATGCTGGCCTGCTACAGACCCTTCAGGGCAAGCCTCTGGACCAGATGGGCAGCGAGTACGCGCTGTGGCATCGCGACCCCGACCTCAAAGCGCCGGAGGGCGCCCCTGACCTCGGTCTGCGTACTGAATACTATCCAGGCTGGCAAGTGGGCGTGATGCGGGCAGGCAACGACGCCTCGCAGACCTCCTTCTACTTCAACGGCTACTGCGCCCACGGTCACCGCCACTCTGACACGTTAGGGATCGTGTACCACGCCTTCAACCAGGAGCTGGCCTCGGACCGTGGCTACATCTGGGATGACCCGCGGAACTCCTGGACCAGGAGCACCCTGGCGCACAATCTGGTGACGGTGGATGGAGAGAACCAGAGGGGTGCCGGCCGTCACTCGACCCTGGAGCTGTTCGCGGCCACACCGGGCCTTGAGATCATGCAGGCATCTGCCGACGCCTATGACCAGTGCTCGCAGTACCGGCGCACCTGCGCTCTGATCCGCGTGCCCGACGGCGGGAACTACGTGGTCGACTTCTTCCGCGTGGACGGCGGCAAGCAGCACCAGTACGGCCTGAATTGCAACGGGAGCTTTGTCGGCCTGACGGGCGCAGAAGTGCAGCCTCGCGAGGGCAAGAGGTCGTGGCTGACGAACCTGCGGGCTGCGGACAACCCGCCGGAGTCGTGGCAGGCCACCTGGCAGGACGGTGCTGCGAAGCTCCGGCTCTTCATGGCCGGGCCGACTGACCGCCTCTGGGTGACCGACGCTCCCGGCTGGCGCAGCAACAAGGGCGACCAGCTCCACGCGCCACCTATCACGGAGGTGCTCGCGGAGCGCTCCGCCAAGGACAAGCTGAGCAGTGTCTTCGCGGCCGTGCTGTGCCCCTACAAGACGGAGACGCCTCCGGTGACAGCAGTGCGACGGATTGCTGCTGAGCCGGCTGCCGAGGGCGCCGTCTGCCTCGCGGTCGAGGTCGGTGACCGCACCGACTACGTGATCTCTGCACTGGACGACGAGCCGCACACCTACGGCCCGGTGCGCATGGCAGGACGTTTCGGGATCGTCTCCGTCGATCGCACGGGCAAGCCCTTGCGGGCGTATCTGCTGAGCGGCACGGACCTGTCCTGCGGCGAGATGCGCCTTCACCTGGATGCTCCACGCACGGTCCGCAAGATCGTGAAGGTGGAAGGTTCGACCCTCGAGCTTGACGCGGCACTCCCGGCCGAGGTCGCCAAGTCGGGCGTCTACCTGCTCACCGGCGACACGGGCTTCGAGATTGCCGCCCTGGAGGGGAACCGGCTCACCGTCCGCGACTACCCCTTCGAGGGCGGGGAGGAGATCGTCGTGCCTGGCGCGGTGTGGACCGGCATGGAGTGACCGCGACAGGTCCTCGCGGCAGGCCCCAGGGAGGGGCTGCCCGCAGCGAGGGCGAAATCCTCGAACAGAGCTTGACCGCCGTTGCTTGCCCACGTAGGCAGCGGCACGGCGATAGGAAGATAACGACGCGCTTCGAAGCAGGAGGCTCCTCATGAAGGTTCTCGTCATCGGCGGCACGGGACACATCGGCAGTTACCTGGTGCCGCGACTGGTCAACGCCGGGCACGAGGTCTCGGTGGTCGCGCGCACCCCAACTCCCCAGCACACCGACGCACGACTGGCCTGGGGACAGGTCCAGTGGATTCAGGCCGACCGGCGCGCTGAGGAGAAGGCTGGTGTGTGGGCCGAGCGAATGACGGGCCTCGAAGCAGAGGTCGTCATCGACCTCATCTGCTACACACCCGAGCAGAGCGCGATCATGGTCAAGGCTTTCGAAGGCCGCGTGCAGCACTTCCTGCACTGCGGCACGATCTGGGCCTACGGCGCACCTCGTCGCCGCCCCTATCAGGAGAGCGACCCGCGCTGCCCGATCACCGACTATGGCATCAACAAGGCAGCCGTCGAGGCCGACCTGCTCAACCGCTACCGGACCACCGGGTTCCCCGTGACCATCATCCACCCGGGGCACATCTCCGGGCGCAAGTGGTTGCCGGTCGATCCGCAGGGCACCCGCAACGGTGTCGGCGTGTACGAGAAGCTCGCTCGTGGCGAGGTCGTGTACCTGCCGCAGTACGGCCATGAGACGCTCCACCATGTCCACGCCGACGACCTGGCTCAGCTCTTCGAGGCCGCGATGATCCGGCGCCAGGTCTGCCTGGGTGAGTCCTTCAGCGGCGTCGCCCCCTGGGCGCTGTCGCTGGTGGGGTGCTGCGAGTTCGTGGCCGGGCTCTTCGGCCGTAGAGCCAACATCGTCCTCGCGACCTACGAGGAGATGGAGACGATCCTGGGTGCCGAGCCCTGGGCAACCACCAGAGATCACCTCCTGCACTCGCCCTGCTGTAGCATCGAGAAGGCACAGCGCCTGCTGGGCTATGCACCTCGGTACACGACCGAGCAGATCTTCACCGAATCGATCGAGTACCTGCTGGAGACCGGTGCCCTGGTTATCTGAGCGCAGGGCCAGAGCTCGCAGTCAGCGAAGTGGCAAGGCATGGTGCCAGAACCTGAGGGCGACGGTGCCGTCACGCCCGGTGTGCGGACAGCGGTCACTTTCCGGGCAGCAGCGATAGGGGTAATCGCCAGCGCGCTGATCGGCATGGCGTACCCCTACGCCGAGTTCGTGATTCGCGGCACGCGGCCCTCGAACACGGCTTTGCCCTTCGGCGCCATCGTGTTCTTCTTTGCGGTAGTGGCCGGGCTGAACCCGCTGATTGCCAGGTTGCGACGGCGACTGGTTCTCACCCGCGGAGAGCTGACCGTCATCTTCGTGATGATCCTTGTCGCCTCCGCCGTGCCGACCTGGGGACTGGTCGGCCAGCTGTTGCCCATCCTGGCGGGCGCCAGCTACTTCGCCTCCCCGGAGAACCGCTGGGGCGATCTCATCCTTCCGCAGGTACCGTCCTGGGTCGCCCCGACCGACGACGTGGTATGCAAGCACTGCTACGAGGGTCTGCCTCCCGGTCAGCTCATCCCCTGGGGCGCCTGGGCGGTGCCGCTGGCTGCCTGGGCGGTCTTTGTGGCGTCGCTTTACGCGACGACCCTTGGCCTGATGCTCCTGGTGCGCCGGCGCTGGATCGTGCAGGAGCGCCTGGTCTTCCCGCTGATGCGTCTTCCCCTGGAGCTGATTGGGGCCGAGGCCGGGCCTTCGCTGTGGCCGGAGCTGTTCCGCAGCCGGGCCATGTGGTTGGGGTTTCTGCTAACACTCCTCCCCACAAGCCTGGTGGCCCTGAACCACTACTTCCCAGCCGTGCCGCTGCTGAAGCTGCGCAACGAGGTGTACTTGCCGCTCGACCGCGAGCGCGTTCTGTTGCGACTCTGGCTCAACCCGTCCGTGGTGTCCTTCAACTACCTGCTTAGTTCGGACCTGGCCTTCAGCCTGTGGTTCTTCGCGCTGGTCACCGCGGTACAGACCCCGCTGTGGCGCCTGTGGGGGATCAGTCTGGGAGCAGCGGAGATCTACGGGGCAGGCAACCCGGCCATCTCCTGCCAGGCCTTCGGGGCCATGGCAATGCTCGTTGCAGCGGGGCTGTATCAGGCCCGGCACGAGGTCGCTCGTACCCTTCGTGCTGCCTTCCAGGGCGGCGAGTACGCGGGCGAGCCCTGCGACGCTCGGGTTGTGGTTGGCTGTCTGGTGGGCGGACTTGGCGGGATGCTGATCTGGTTGCGACTGGCCGGGCTGGAGTGGGTGCCCGGCATCGTCTTTCTGGCCTCGGCTTTCACGACCTTTCTGGCCCTGACGCGCGCCACGGTTCAGGGCGGAGTTCCCGTCTCGCGTGCTGCGCAGATACCACAGTACTTCGTCTCCAGCGCCCTCGGCGGGAGGAACCTCAACGCTGCGAGCACCGTGGCGCTTGGCTACACCTTCGTCTGGGCGGCGGACATCCGCGTCATCATGATGCCCTTCGTCTCGCACAGCCTGAAGCTGTGGGACGGCCTCGACAACCCGCGCGGATTCCTACCGGTCGTCTCCACAGCCATCGCAGTCCCGGCGGCGGTCAGTGCGACCTATATCCTGCGGGCGGCCTATGTGCACAGTGGCCTGCGCCTCGGCGGATGGCTCTTCGGGGGCTGCCCGAAGGCGGCCTTCACCTACGTCGCACAGCAACTCAACAGTCCGGCGGAGCCGAGTGTCGGACGCTGGCTGTGGATGGGTGCCGGGGCTGTGGTCATGCGGGCGCTGACAGTTTTGCACACGAGCCTGGCCTGGTGGCCTCTGCATCCCCTGGGCTTCGCCATTGCTCCGACTCAGCCGGTGCAGGACCTCTGGTTTTCGGGGCTAGGGGGCTGGCTGGCGAAGGTGGTCGTGATGCGCTATGCCGGATTCCGTGGCTACACGACCGGCGTGCACTTCTTCATGGGCGCGATCCTGGGGCAGTTCCTGGGGTCAGGTGCGTGGCTGGTGATCGACGCCCTCACAGGCTCAACCGGCAACATGCTCTACGTGTACTGAAGTGGACCGAAAGCTCGACAAAGGGGGCTCTCCCATGCGTGCCGTTCTGCTGACCGCCGTGCTGCTGATCTCGCTCTTCACGGGAGCCGTGACCATGGCTGCGACCCTGGCTGCCGAAGGTATGATGCTGGAGGTTGACGACCAACTGCGGGTGACGGGACTGGAGGTGAGCGGAGCACGCCTGCCCATGCAGGCTGCGCCGATGGTGAGTCTGGCACCCGTCGAGACGGGGCAGTATGTGGACGCCACCGTGACGGGTGGCACCGCCCAGGCGGGGGTGAACCTGAACTTCGTGGCCGCACAGGCTCAGGGGACGCTGACCATCAGCCCGAAGGGCCCGGCGCTGCACTTTGCTTTTGACCTGAAGGGCGCGGATCTTCCGGCCCGAGGGATGCTGCTGCGCTTCGCCTTCCCGGTTGATGCCACGGGCTGGCAGTGGTACTCCGACATGCAGACCAGCAGCCCCATCCAGGCGGGCAAGCTGTATGAGAATGTGGTGCCGCTGCGAGCCTACGCCGACCTGCCGGAATGGAAGGACAAGCCGGCGCTCCGCATGGGCTACTCGAACCGCAACTTCTGCACCGTCATCGCCGGGCCGCAGGCGCTGTGCCTGTCGGTGCCGCTGGATCGTCCCTGCATCTTCCGCACAGACTATGACGCGACCGGCAAGCGGCTCGAGATCCTGTATGACTTCGCGCTGTCGCCGGATACCCGGCAACCCAATCAGGCTAGCTTCGCTTTCGACCTGTACCCCTGTGACCCGCAGTGGGGCA
The nucleotide sequence above comes from Armatimonadia bacterium. Encoded proteins:
- a CDS encoding sialidase family protein; its protein translation is MSTDSLTHLVPGPVGPQNPRNSEGAIVQLRDGKLLLGWTEFYAGSGADHGPAKLVGRVSEDGGMTWGDKYTLVENDGGCNVMEVNFLRLRSGALALFYCQKNSESTDCRVMMRTSSDEGRTFGPAKQLSPAGKYTGLTNGRSLRLASGRILLEAWEGGDSYCCLSDDDGQTWRDGGRVKPEGGPCFEPACVELKDGRVPMLMRTGLGGQFASLSSDGGETWSKPELTDLRGTAAPVAISRIPTTGDLVAVWNHDVDKPTRRNPLTCAISKDEGKTWGHLRQLEDRADDRWAYPAITWVGQSAYITYFNYSGGLSLQLKIVPASWFYE
- a CDS encoding uroporphyrinogen decarboxylase family protein; amino-acid sequence: MNHRERVLTALSHQRPDRLPRDYWATGEVTERLLQHLNLPDRESLLQHFGFDLRTVEGPACVGQTFRRHPDGSVEDLWGVRRLPKTITGTGYTWTYQHVVEPPLASACTAADVDSYNRWPSPDWWDYSQVRSQCAAYEGYAVVSVGDRLDRTAQLKPMMYLRGMEQTYLDLATNPEVTEAIIAHIVEYFLEYNRRVFEAAGDALDILMTGDDFGTQQGLMMSPQTWRRFLKPGFAAFIELAHRYGLKVRHHTCGSMVDLIPDFIDCGLDILQSLQPQAAGMDLGRLRRNYGRDLCFQGGIDIQQVMPYGTPQEVREHVRHQIEAAGTEGGYIICTAHNLQPDTPLENALALFEAYEEFS
- a CDS encoding heparinase II/III family protein, which codes for MHCHTWPLVTAICCLLALFTTVVLEAAPCTLYKPRNLEIARANVAKYQWARDLLASWEKSASFALSKDREFFRGMVSDLTPWSTYGQVCPACVGEKCSMGESGVWRWSVSDPEKLRCRYCGAEFPNPKYPETGVLECPQSGQTFTYYINDAQRAHPEEDLGKHAYLWAGRPVQVSFTGLLRTYKLSWVLGQVPRLAQVYALTGDARYAQRVAWILERVAEVFPKYLYHSYGGCFADCDPAEAAREMGLHPAAGEFAAGVIRHPAAIMRDRNKDGFGDLDAGFWGAGRLSTGAGGEGSTLLNAVVAYDLTKDATDPEGRPVYSEEMKQRICDNLLLAGCADMENYKDINNKCGPGRALSGAVGILFGQPERVRRALEGFESLLGECFHFDGFCKESPSYSSMHLGLMEEIPDLLAGYSDPAGYIAADGKRFDNFDPFTHIPRYRLALESMVRMLRPDLKFPVIGDTHSGSATSPHYVEILAAVYGAQYAGLLQTLQGKPLDQMGSEYALWHRDPDLKAPEGAPDLGLRTEYYPGWQVGVMRAGNDASQTSFYFNGYCAHGHRHSDTLGIVYHAFNQELASDRGYIWDDPRNSWTRSTLAHNLVTVDGENQRGAGRHSTLELFAATPGLEIMQASADAYDQCSQYRRTCALIRVPDGGNYVVDFFRVDGGKQHQYGLNCNGSFVGLTGAEVQPREGKRSWLTNLRAADNPPESWQATWQDGAAKLRLFMAGPTDRLWVTDAPGWRSNKGDQLHAPPITEVLAERSAKDKLSSVFAAVLCPYKTETPPVTAVRRIAAEPAAEGAVCLAVEVGDRTDYVISALDDEPHTYGPVRMAGRFGIVSVDRTGKPLRAYLLSGTDLSCGEMRLHLDAPRTVRKIVKVEGSTLELDAALPAEVAKSGVYLLTGDTGFEIAALEGNRLTVRDYPFEGGEEIVVPGAVWTGME
- a CDS encoding NAD-dependent epimerase/dehydratase family protein, whose amino-acid sequence is MKVLVIGGTGHIGSYLVPRLVNAGHEVSVVARTPTPQHTDARLAWGQVQWIQADRRAEEKAGVWAERMTGLEAEVVIDLICYTPEQSAIMVKAFEGRVQHFLHCGTIWAYGAPRRRPYQESDPRCPITDYGINKAAVEADLLNRYRTTGFPVTIIHPGHISGRKWLPVDPQGTRNGVGVYEKLARGEVVYLPQYGHETLHHVHADDLAQLFEAAMIRRQVCLGESFSGVAPWALSLVGCCEFVAGLFGRRANIVLATYEEMETILGAEPWATTRDHLLHSPCCSIEKAQRLLGYAPRYTTEQIFTESIEYLLETGALVI
- a CDS encoding DUF6785 family protein, which codes for MVPEPEGDGAVTPGVRTAVTFRAAAIGVIASALIGMAYPYAEFVIRGTRPSNTALPFGAIVFFFAVVAGLNPLIARLRRRLVLTRGELTVIFVMILVASAVPTWGLVGQLLPILAGASYFASPENRWGDLILPQVPSWVAPTDDVVCKHCYEGLPPGQLIPWGAWAVPLAAWAVFVASLYATTLGLMLLVRRRWIVQERLVFPLMRLPLELIGAEAGPSLWPELFRSRAMWLGFLLTLLPTSLVALNHYFPAVPLLKLRNEVYLPLDRERVLLRLWLNPSVVSFNYLLSSDLAFSLWFFALVTAVQTPLWRLWGISLGAAEIYGAGNPAISCQAFGAMAMLVAAGLYQARHEVARTLRAAFQGGEYAGEPCDARVVVGCLVGGLGGMLIWLRLAGLEWVPGIVFLASAFTTFLALTRATVQGGVPVSRAAQIPQYFVSSALGGRNLNAASTVALGYTFVWAADIRVIMMPFVSHSLKLWDGLDNPRGFLPVVSTAIAVPAAVSATYILRAAYVHSGLRLGGWLFGGCPKAAFTYVAQQLNSPAEPSVGRWLWMGAGAVVMRALTVLHTSLAWWPLHPLGFAIAPTQPVQDLWFSGLGGWLAKVVVMRYAGFRGYTTGVHFFMGAILGQFLGSGAWLVIDALTGSTGNMLYVY